A segment of the Moorena sp. SIOASIH genome:
GGGGGGATCATCGCCATCAGAAAAAAAATCCCACGAACCTGTTGCCGTGGGATGTGTAGTGTATGTTAGGGCAAAATGTTAGGGGGATTTAGCCGAAACGCCCACTAACATAGTCCCTGGTGGCTTCCTGCTTAGGATTTTGGAAGATGACTTCAGTTCTATTGAACTCTACTAAATAGCCTTGTTTACCACCTGTTTCCGTTGCCCTAGCGTTATAGAAAGCTGTCATGTCTGCTACTCGGGTAGCTTGTTGCATGTTGTGGGTAACGATAACAATGGTGTATTTTTCTTTAAGCTCGTGCATTAGTTCTTCCACTTTGAGGGTGGAGATGGGGTCAAGAGCGGAGCAAGGTTCATCCATCAACAACACTTCTGGCTTAATGGCTAAGGCGCGAGCAATACACAAACGCTGTTGTTGACCCCCAGATAGAGACAGACCACTCTGTCTTAGTTTATCTTTGACTTCATCCCAGAGGGCAGCTTGTTGAAGACTGCGCTCCACTAATTCATCCATGTCCCCTTGATAGCCGTTAATCCTGGCTCCAAAGGCAATATTTTCATAAATGGATTTGGGAAAAGGGTTTGGCTTTTGGAATACCATGCCAATGCGGCGACGTACTTCTTCAATGCTGTTGTCAAACTTTTTATCATAGAGATTTTCGCCATGGAAGGTAATTTTCCCTGTCACCCGTGCTCCTGGAATCAGGTCGTTTAAGCGATTAAAACACCGCAACAAGGTGCTTTTTCCACAACCGGACGGTCCGATAAAGGCGGTAACTTGGTTTTTGGGAATATCTAAATAGACATCTTTGACTGCTAAAAATGATCCATAGTATACGGAAACTTTTTCAGCCCGTAAAACCGGATATTGTACTTCTACAGACGAAGTTGTGCAGTCCATAACTTGGTTATAATTCATATTTAAATCCTCTATGTAATTGTCAACTTTTGAAATCAAAACTGAAAACTTTTCCATACCTTTGAATCTGTATTTTAATAGTGGGTATATTGACTTTTTATCTATTGCTTTGGAATTTATTGCGCAGGAAAATTGCTCCGGCATTCATGACCAACAGCACTACCATCAACATCACAATTCCCGCAGCCGCGTTAGTGTGAAAGGCTTCTTGGGGACGGGAGATCCAGTTGTAAATTTGAATTGGCAGTGCAGTAAATGGATCTTGTGGGTTCATGGGCGGCCTGGTAATGAAGCTCAAGGCTCCAATAGTAATCAAAGGAGCAGTTTCCCCAATTGCTCTTGACAGTGCTAAAATCGTTCCTGTCAGGATACCAGGTAAAGCGAGAGGAAAAATATGCTCTCGAATCACTTGCCAGCGAGTTGCTCCTAAGGCATAACCCGCTTGACGCAAACTATTGGGAATTGCCCGTAGACTTTCACGGGTGGCAACAATAATGATCGGCAGAATTAACAACGACAGGGTTAGGGCACCAGTTAGTATGCTCCTACCATTAGTAATGGGAGCCAACCACCGGACAAACACTTGTAAACCCAATAAGCCGTAAATAATTGAAGGTACAGCAGCTAGGTTAGCGATGTTGATTTCAATAATCTGGGTCAATAGGTTGTCAGTGGCATATTCTTCTAAGAAAATACCCGCCCCTACTCCCAAAGGAAAAGAGACGATTGCTGTTAGCACCAACAGCCACACACTACCGATTAAGGGAGGAAAAATACCAGCTTGGTCTGGTTTACGGGAGGGAGGACTGGTGATAAATTGCCCATTGAGCCGGGGCAGACCATCGAGAAAAACATCAATTAGCAATACTGCCAGTATCACTAGCCCAAAAAAGATGGCAACCCAGGCAGCAAAGGCGAAGATTTTATCAAAGTTATAGCGCTTGGGTAGCGCCAGGTTGAAGTAACCTCCGGAATCGTCTCCTTGAGGTTTTAGGTCTTGTGCCATTAGTCGTATTTCTCCCGAAAGCGACGGACAAACCAAAAGCTAAAGATATTTAGGGCTAAGGTCAGTAAGAACAGGGTCATACCTACAGAAAAAATAGTTTTGTAGGCTAGGGAACCTGCTGGTGTATCTCCTAAACTAACCTGAACAATATAGGCTGTCATGGTCATCACTGGTACTAGGGGATTCAGTCCCAAGGTGGGATTTTGACCGGCAGCAATGCTAACAATCATGGTTTCACCGACAGCACGGGAAACTGCTAGTACAAAGGAAGCAACAATTCCAGATAATGCTGCTGGTATTACTACTCCGATGATGGTTTCTCGTTTAGTTGCCCCCAAGGCATAAGCACCTTGTCTTAAACTGTTGGGTACAGCATAGATGGCATCTTCACTGAGGGAAGCTACCATGGGAATAATGGCTATTCCTAAAACAATCCCAGCGCTTAAAGCATTGAATCCTTGTAAACCGGGAATAAATGTTTTTAAGAAGGGGCTAACTACCATCAGGGCGAAGTAACCAAATACCACCGTAGGAACCCCTGCTAATATTTCTAGGGCAGGTTTGAGCCAGCGACGGATATCAGAAGATGCATATTCACTCAAGCAGATAGCTGCAAGCAATCCCAGGGGTAATGCCACCATCAGCGCGATTACAGAGGTCAGGAAGGTGGCACTAATCAGCACAAAAATGCCAAACTGGGGATTAGCAAACAAGGGAGTCCATGCTGTATCAGTCAGGAATTTCCAGAGTGATACTTCTTGGAAAAATGCTACTGTTTCAAATATTAGGGTTAGAACAATGCCGATGGTAGTTGCGACAGAAACAAAGGCAAAGGTAGCAAAAACTATTTTTACTACCAGTTCTACCCGCTTGTTTAACTGCCGGTTTGGTCGAAACATCTCAGAGTCTGATGACTCAAAAGATGGCGGAGTGGTAGTCATCAGTAAAGTATTACGTGTGAAGGAGCAAGTTTGAAGGAGCAAGTGTGTTCGCCTGATAGCGTTCTCTTAGGGTAGGATCAAGTGTGAAGGATAAAGGATAAAGGATGAAGGATGAAGTGTGAGGAATCAAGTGTGAGGAATGAAATAATTCTACTCATAGGTGTAGTGGTGATATATATCAAGGTGACTTACAAGGTGACTTAGCAACTTGGTTCTTTTCAGCCTTCATCATTCAGACTTCATCATTCAGACTTTAAGACATCATTTACTATTCTTTATTTCTCTAATAGCTGTTTCACTTTGGAGCCTTTACGAGCATTAGCAAAGACTGTACCAACTGTGCCATCGCTAAAACGCTTTCTCACCAGCATCATAATATCTTCTGGCATGGGAACATAGCCAACTTCTGAGATTAATTTGGAATTTGCTGCTGCCAACTGATAGTCTACAAATGCTTTAACTTCAGGTCGAGTTGCCGCCTCTTTCTTAACGTAGATAAACTCTGGGCGAGATAGAGGTTTGTAACTTCCATCGGCAATAGTTGCTGTGCTAGGGGCAACGCAACCACTTCCTCCATCAATCTTTAAAAGTTTGAGTTTATCTTTGTTTTCTTCGTAGTAGGCGTAACCAAAGAAGGCTAGTCCACCCTTATCATTCGATACCCCTTGCACAAGCAAATTGTCATCTTCACTCGCGGTATAGTCGCCCCGAGAGCTAGCGTCTTTACCAACCGTGTTTTCCATAAAGTAATCATAGGTTCCGGAGTCAGTTCCTGGACCATAAAGTCCTAGTTTGGTATCAGGGAAACCAGGACGAATTTGCTTCCAGTTTTTGATTTTGTCTTGAGCTGCTGGCTCCCACATTTTTTTGAGTTCAGAAGTTTTTAGGCAGCTAGCAAAGTTATTTTCTTTGTGAACTACTACAGAGAGTCCATCAAAGGCGATGGGTAATTCGATGTACTCAATTCCTCCCTTCTTGCAAAGTTCTATTTCTGATGCTTTGATCGGACGGGAGCCGTTGGAAATATCCGTTTCTCCAGCACAAAACTTCTTGAATCCACCACCAGTACCAGAGATACCGACAGTAACTTGGATTCCCGGATTCGCTTTCTGGAACTCTTCCGCCATTGCCTCAGAGATGGGAAATACTGTGCTGGAACCATCTACCTTAACTGTAGCTGTGGGGGTTGAACCACCACAGGAGGTAATCCCCACGGCTAAGGAGGTGATCAATGCTATTGAGAATAAATTATTCTTTTGAGACAACATGGAATTGGCTTAATTATTTTAGGCGTCACAGCCGGAGTTTACCGCTCCACCATAAAGAGTAGGTTAAGCATTAGGTTAAATTATAATTAAGAAAAGGTTAAATTTTTAGTTGGGGTAGTAGATATCACTAGCCAACTTACTCTAAGGTGGTATAGTGATGGGTGCCTTTAACGCTGATATATGTCGGAGATACTGTGGTTCAAGCACCTTTGTCAACTGCTGTAGGTCTATCTGTAGATTTATCAACTACACCAGCAAATACACCAGCAAGTACACCAGAACAATGCTCAACATCCCCAGCATCCCTGAATCAGTGGCTGCAAAAGCTAACTGAGGGGATTATTGCAGGC
Coding sequences within it:
- the pstB gene encoding phosphate ABC transporter ATP-binding protein PstB, producing MDCTTSSVEVQYPVLRAEKVSVYYGSFLAVKDVYLDIPKNQVTAFIGPSGCGKSTLLRCFNRLNDLIPGARVTGKITFHGENLYDKKFDNSIEEVRRRIGMVFQKPNPFPKSIYENIAFGARINGYQGDMDELVERSLQQAALWDEVKDKLRQSGLSLSGGQQQRLCIARALAIKPEVLLMDEPCSALDPISTLKVEELMHELKEKYTIVIVTHNMQQATRVADMTAFYNARATETGGKQGYLVEFNRTEVIFQNPKQEATRDYVSGRFG
- the pstA gene encoding phosphate ABC transporter permease PstA, translated to MAQDLKPQGDDSGGYFNLALPKRYNFDKIFAFAAWVAIFFGLVILAVLLIDVFLDGLPRLNGQFITSPPSRKPDQAGIFPPLIGSVWLLVLTAIVSFPLGVGAGIFLEEYATDNLLTQIIEINIANLAAVPSIIYGLLGLQVFVRWLAPITNGRSILTGALTLSLLILPIIIVATRESLRAIPNSLRQAGYALGATRWQVIREHIFPLALPGILTGTILALSRAIGETAPLITIGALSFITRPPMNPQDPFTALPIQIYNWISRPQEAFHTNAAAGIVMLMVVLLVMNAGAIFLRNKFQSNR
- the pstC gene encoding phosphate ABC transporter permease subunit PstC is translated as MTTTPPSFESSDSEMFRPNRQLNKRVELVVKIVFATFAFVSVATTIGIVLTLIFETVAFFQEVSLWKFLTDTAWTPLFANPQFGIFVLISATFLTSVIALMVALPLGLLAAICLSEYASSDIRRWLKPALEILAGVPTVVFGYFALMVVSPFLKTFIPGLQGFNALSAGIVLGIAIIPMVASLSEDAIYAVPNSLRQGAYALGATKRETIIGVVIPAALSGIVASFVLAVSRAVGETMIVSIAAGQNPTLGLNPLVPVMTMTAYIVQVSLGDTPAGSLAYKTIFSVGMTLFLLTLALNIFSFWFVRRFREKYD
- a CDS encoding PstS family phosphate ABC transporter substrate-binding protein; translated protein: MLSQKNNLFSIALITSLAVGITSCGGSTPTATVKVDGSSTVFPISEAMAEEFQKANPGIQVTVGISGTGGGFKKFCAGETDISNGSRPIKASEIELCKKGGIEYIELPIAFDGLSVVVHKENNFASCLKTSELKKMWEPAAQDKIKNWKQIRPGFPDTKLGLYGPGTDSGTYDYFMENTVGKDASSRGDYTASEDDNLLVQGVSNDKGGLAFFGYAYYEENKDKLKLLKIDGGSGCVAPSTATIADGSYKPLSRPEFIYVKKEAATRPEVKAFVDYQLAAANSKLISEVGYVPMPEDIMMLVRKRFSDGTVGTVFANARKGSKVKQLLEK